The Glandiceps talaboti chromosome 1, keGlaTala1.1, whole genome shotgun sequence genome has a segment encoding these proteins:
- the LOC144440114 gene encoding uncharacterized protein LOC144440114 encodes MRKDRGKKHSKKGQHHDKKGGRRDRQAVSSNQPETSGQHANTSSASAVTPEKQTTAVELSVGQLENSEDIAHHRKFSRRKVESNWDRYEGLPDDTDHIQSRGRDLNTILNEAGAASTQFRFSDERDWEDEIATLQANDDILALDLNSLSSALRKIPLYKRLQIEIDVFPPAVIERFEKEATDSDSSVILGTHSIMKAKPDIELQTPMVKVQTKSDIKTPSTEFDKPQSSQLSEEKKEFLMSEIGKTLKCENAIIVDKVEEETGKTLKVDSDEDEDDLEMLLSLETPVELQTTAYKPDSENVSELAENKSKDRKETETEKRIETVAAKSASTEETSECLEDWLDSVLDD; translated from the coding sequence ATGAGGAAAGATCGCGGCAAGAAACATTCAAAGAAAGGTCAGCATCATGATAAGAAAGGTGGACGGAGAGACCGCCAAGCAGTGTCATCAAATCAGCCTGAAACATCCGGACAACATGCAAATACAAGCAGTGCTAGTGCTGTGACCCCTGAAAAACAAACCACCGCTGTTGAACTCAGTGTTGGACAACTTGAGAATTCTGAGGACATTGCGCATCATCGAAAATTTTCCAGGAGAAAGGTTGAAAGTAACTGGGATCGTTATGAAGGGTTACCTGACGACACTGATCACATTCAAAGTCGAGGAAGAGATTTAAATACTATTCTTAACGAAGCTGGTGCCGCATCCACTCAATTCCGTTTTAGTGATGAGAGAGATTGGGAAGATGAAATAGCAACATTGCAGGCTAATGATGATATACTTGCTTTAGATTTAAATTCACTGAGTTCAGCATTAAGAAAAATACCACTTTATAAAAGGCTGCAGATAGAAATAGATGTTTTCCCACCGGCTGTCATTGAGAGATTTGAAAAAGAAGCAACAGACTCGGACAGTAGTGTAATTCTTGGTACTCACTCCATTATGAAGGCAAAACCAGACATTGAATTGCAAACACCTATGGTGAAAGTTCAAACCAAATCTGATATCAAAACACCATCAACTGAATTTGATAAACCACAGTCTTCACAACTTTCTGAGGAAAAAAAGGAGTTTTTAATGTCAGAGATTGGAAAGACCCTGAAATGTGAGAATGCAATAATCGTTGATAAAGTTGAGGAAGAAACTGGGAAAACTTTAAAAGTTGATTctgatgaggatgaggatgacTTGGAGATGTTGTTATCTTTGGAGACTCCAGTAGAATTACAAACAACAGCCTATAAACCAGACTCAGAGAATGTGTCTGAGTTGGCTGAAAATAAAAGCAAAGATCGCAAGGAAACAGAAACGGAGAAGAGAATAGAAACTGTTGCAGCCAAGTCAGCTTCAACAGAAGAAACGTCAGAATGCTTGGAGGATTGGTTAGACAGTGTCTTGGATGACTAG
- the LOC144440737 gene encoding ubiquitin-like protein 4A: protein MLITVKILQAQGKECSIEVTATDSISEVKQLVARELDVPVDQQRLVFRGKTLADGQSLSDYNIGPGTKIHLVIRRSESEPPAISTKTAPQTTNTTVLWDELKPILNKYYKKDDVDKVIEHFKQEFESSMSNLSLDDLERIAIYNIERRKQESHTTSSSS, encoded by the exons ATGTTAATAACCGTGAAGATACTACAGGCGCAAGGAAAAGAATGTAGCATTGAG GTTACAGCAACAGATTCAATTTCAGAAGTAAAACAATTAGTAGCTAGGGAACTGGATGTTCCAGTAGATCAACAAAGACTTGTCTTCCGTGGTAAAACATTAGCAG ATGGCCAAAGTCTGAGTGATTACAATATTGGGCCTGGTACAAAAATTCACCTTGTCATTAGGAGGTCAGAGAGTGAACCACCAGCAATTAGTACTAAAACAGCACCACAGACAACCAATACAACAGTACTCTGGGATGAGTTAAAACCAATACTCAATAAGTATTATAAAAAAGATGATGTTGATAAAGTCATAGAGCATTTTAAACAG GAATTTGAATCAAGTATGTCCAATTTAAGCCTTGACGATTTAGAAAGAATTGCTATCTACAATATTGAAAGAAGAAAGCAAGAAAGTCACACAACATCCTCTAGCAGCTAG